A portion of the Sulfurospirillum diekertiae genome contains these proteins:
- a CDS encoding 1,4-dihydroxy-2-naphthoate polyprenyltransferase translates to MTQQTHQSAGMKWWRMTRPHTLTASFVPVILGTALTLEYTYTVRWNLFWAMLTASMLIQIATNLFNEYFDYKRGLDTKDSIGIGGSIVRDGFEPKTISNLAKLLCLISLFIGLYICIHSSWWVGLSGIGCMAVGYLYSGGSKPIAYTPFGEIASGLFMGLFILWIAFFIQADTLTMRAVLISLPIGFLVGAINMANNLRDLDNDQEKGRHTLPIVLGYERAVKVFSYVIATAYLWMVGLVLAHVISFWALLVFLSLPKALRAILGFKIKRTALELMPAMQATAQLSTLFGLLLFVGIILEHVV, encoded by the coding sequence ATGACACAGCAGACACACCAAAGCGCAGGAATGAAATGGTGGCGAATGACTCGACCACACACTTTAACCGCTTCGTTTGTCCCCGTCATCTTAGGCACAGCCTTGACGTTGGAATACACCTACACGGTACGATGGAACCTCTTTTGGGCAATGCTCACAGCCTCCATGCTGATTCAAATCGCTACCAATCTTTTCAATGAATATTTTGACTATAAACGCGGGCTCGATACGAAAGATTCCATCGGCATTGGCGGTAGCATCGTGCGCGATGGCTTTGAGCCTAAAACCATTTCCAATTTAGCCAAACTCTTATGTCTGATTTCTCTGTTTATCGGGCTTTACATCTGCATCCATAGCAGTTGGTGGGTTGGACTCTCTGGCATTGGCTGTATGGCGGTTGGGTATTTGTATTCGGGTGGGTCTAAACCTATCGCGTATACGCCTTTTGGAGAAATCGCCTCTGGGCTTTTTATGGGGCTGTTTATTCTCTGGATCGCCTTTTTTATTCAAGCGGACACCCTCACGATGCGCGCGGTGCTCATCTCACTGCCCATCGGCTTTTTAGTGGGTGCGATCAATATGGCAAACAACCTTCGAGACTTAGACAACGATCAAGAAAAAGGACGACACACCTTACCCATCGTTTTAGGATACGAACGAGCGGTTAAAGTCTTTAGCTACGTCATCGCCACCGCGTATCTGTGGATGGTCGGTTTGGTTTTGGCACATGTCATCTCGTTTTGGGCACTGCTGGTTTTCTTGAGCCTCCCCAAAGCCTTGCGAGCCATCCTTGGCTTTAAAATCAAAAGAACCGCTCTTGAGCTAATGCCCGCCATGCAAGCAACCGCACAACTCTCAACCCTCTTTGGACTGCTTTTGTTTGTAGGGATTATTTTGGAGCATGTGGTTTAA
- a CDS encoding MIP/aquaporin family protein, giving the protein MLKYKREFIGEFLGTFMMVMFGCGSVAVSVLFNAHQGLFQIATIWGMGVSLAIYAARHLSCAHLNPAVTLAMVTSQRMTIKKMPVYLIGQFLGAFSAGMMVYALFNPSIVAFENAHHMVRGTQESIAIAKMFGEYYQLPNSTAIVSMPLAMIAEGFGTFCLVLIIFCLTESCNLGRPDDNIAPILIGLAVTSIICLIAPLTQAGLNPARDFSPRMVAWIFGWKQASFPDQVGGFFWVYILAPLLGGMSAGFLFTHLIEPLMRNKCEKCDCQ; this is encoded by the coding sequence ATGCTGAAATATAAACGTGAATTTATTGGCGAATTCTTAGGGACGTTTATGATGGTGATGTTTGGATGTGGCTCTGTTGCCGTATCGGTGTTGTTTAATGCCCATCAAGGATTGTTCCAAATAGCGACGATTTGGGGTATGGGTGTTAGTCTTGCCATTTACGCAGCACGTCATTTATCGTGCGCACATCTCAACCCAGCCGTGACGTTGGCAATGGTGACGAGCCAAAGAATGACGATCAAAAAAATGCCTGTTTATCTGATAGGGCAGTTTCTTGGCGCTTTTAGTGCAGGCATGATGGTGTATGCGCTCTTTAATCCTTCTATTGTGGCCTTTGAAAATGCGCATCACATGGTTCGTGGTACGCAAGAATCCATTGCGATCGCAAAAATGTTTGGTGAATATTATCAACTCCCTAACAGTACCGCTATCGTCTCGATGCCCTTGGCGATGATCGCAGAAGGATTTGGGACGTTCTGCCTTGTGCTCATCATCTTCTGTTTGACAGAGAGCTGTAATTTGGGACGACCCGATGATAATATAGCCCCCATTCTCATAGGGCTAGCCGTCACTTCCATCATCTGTCTTATCGCCCCTTTAACGCAAGCAGGTCTGAACCCCGCACGGGATTTTAGTCCCCGCATGGTTGCATGGATATTTGGCTGGAAACAAGCATCTTTTCCCGATCAAGTTGGAGGTTTCTTTTGGGTCTACATTCTTGCTCCTTTACTTGGAGGAATGAGTGCGGGATTTTTATTTACACACCTCATTGAGCCTCTAATGCGTAACAAATGTGAAAAATGTGACTGCCAATAA
- a CDS encoding Dyp-type peroxidase produces the protein MDFQTTHHQAVTDKPGENALFIVYGLLDTPNTEDKVKEVCGSFSAIVRSMKGRYPELEISGVMGFGSDAWDTLFGEEEKPKELSTFQEIKGDKHTAVSTKGDLFFHLRAKKMAPCFEIASIISQKLQGVVESIDEVHGFRYFEGRAMIGFVDGTENPEDQEAYEAAIIHDEEAFNGGSYAFVQKYLHDMNQWNGLSTEEQEKVIGRRKFNDVELSDDEKPSNAHNVVTNIEDEEGNELKIIRANMPFANVSKHEFGTYFIGYASTFSTTRKMLEAMFIGTEEGNYDRLLDFSTAVTGTLFFIPTFDMLEALGEA, from the coding sequence ATGGATTTTCAAACTACCCATCATCAAGCCGTTACAGATAAACCAGGGGAAAATGCGCTTTTTATCGTTTATGGATTACTCGACACGCCAAACACTGAGGACAAAGTCAAAGAGGTCTGTGGAAGCTTTAGTGCGATTGTACGAAGTATGAAAGGCCGATATCCTGAGCTTGAGATCAGCGGTGTTATGGGTTTTGGCTCAGATGCTTGGGACACCCTTTTTGGAGAAGAGGAAAAACCCAAAGAGTTATCAACATTTCAGGAGATCAAAGGCGATAAGCATACTGCTGTTTCCACGAAAGGCGATCTCTTTTTTCATCTTCGCGCCAAAAAGATGGCTCCATGTTTTGAAATTGCCTCTATCATTAGTCAAAAATTGCAAGGTGTCGTTGAATCCATCGATGAAGTGCATGGGTTTCGCTATTTTGAGGGCAGAGCCATGATAGGCTTTGTGGATGGAACGGAAAATCCTGAAGATCAAGAGGCTTATGAAGCAGCGATCATCCATGATGAAGAGGCATTTAATGGGGGAAGTTATGCGTTTGTACAAAAATACCTGCACGACATGAACCAATGGAATGGCCTCTCAACTGAAGAGCAAGAAAAAGTGATTGGCAGACGAAAATTTAACGATGTTGAGCTCAGCGATGACGAAAAACCAAGCAATGCGCACAACGTTGTGACGAACATTGAGGATGAAGAAGGCAATGAACTCAAAATCATTCGCGCCAATATGCCCTTTGCCAATGTCAGTAAACATGAGTTTGGGACTTATTTTATAGGCTATGCAAGTACTTTTAGTACCACACGCAAAATGCTTGAAGCGATGTTTATCGGTACAGAAGAAGGCAATTACGATCGATTGCTCGATTTTAGTACCGCCGTGACAGGAACGCTGTTTTTTATCCCAACGTTTGATATGCTTGAAGCCTTGGGCGAAGCGTAA
- a CDS encoding DMT family transporter, which produces MRYLILMTLIWAFSFSFIGEVLAGQVDSYFAVLVRIGLSSLVFLPFTKFRGVPTKLKLKIMLIGSVQIGFMYIFFYQSFLFLTVPEVILFTIFTPIYVTLIYDGLKGQFKPLYLISTGVAVLGAYIIRYQNVNSEFITGFLMVQGANICFALGQSAYKKVMESNTNIVQRDVFGYFHFGALLVSIVAFGLFANTDKLSPTLIQWGVLVWLGVVASGLGYFLWNKGACEVDAGVLAIMNNVHVPAGLIINLLIWGTPTNYPLLTLGSGVIAFSWWLHHLFMKHYHTT; this is translated from the coding sequence ATGCGATATTTGATTTTAATGACGCTAATTTGGGCATTTTCATTTAGTTTTATTGGCGAAGTTTTGGCAGGTCAGGTTGATAGCTATTTTGCAGTGTTGGTGCGTATTGGCCTCTCGTCACTGGTTTTTTTGCCTTTTACAAAATTTCGAGGTGTTCCCACAAAATTAAAGCTTAAAATCATGCTGATTGGCAGTGTGCAAATTGGCTTCATGTATATCTTTTTCTATCAATCCTTTTTATTTCTTACCGTTCCTGAGGTCATTCTTTTCACCATTTTTACACCTATCTATGTGACGCTGATTTATGATGGACTAAAGGGGCAGTTTAAACCGCTGTATCTTATCAGCACAGGTGTGGCGGTTTTGGGGGCGTATATTATTCGTTATCAAAACGTCAATTCTGAGTTTATTACAGGCTTTTTGATGGTTCAAGGGGCGAATATCTGTTTTGCTCTTGGGCAAAGTGCCTATAAAAAAGTAATGGAATCCAACACAAATATTGTACAACGTGATGTATTTGGTTACTTTCACTTTGGAGCACTGCTTGTCAGCATCGTTGCGTTTGGACTGTTTGCCAACACCGATAAACTCTCACCTACTTTGATACAATGGGGCGTTTTAGTGTGGCTAGGGGTTGTCGCTTCGGGTCTTGGGTATTTTCTGTGGAACAAAGGCGCATGCGAAGTCGATGCAGGAGTGCTTGCCATCATGAACAATGTACACGTTCCCGCAGGGTTGATTATAAACCTTCTCATCTGGGGAACGCCGACTAATTATCCCTTACTGACTTTGGGAAGCGGTGTTATTGCCTTTTCGTGGTGGTTACATCATCTTTTTATGAAGCACTATCATACGACATAA
- a CDS encoding oxidoreductase — translation MKKKTILITGVSSGLGNAFAKKAIEEGHKVIGTVRNQKSAQDFSNLNTQLAYPVLLDINNFDEIPKVVENILNTHGSIDVLINNAGYGHEGILEESPLQELIDQFNTNVFGVVAMIKAVLPSMRKNRNGHIINVTSMGGFITMPGISYYCGSKFALEGISESLGKEVKDFNIHVTTLAPGQFRTDWAGRSMKRSNRVINDYDEIMNPIREAREKKSGFQPGDPDKAAQAVMKIIQTQNPPTRLYLGDDALLFVNDKLNSMKNEISKWEELSRSTNFVEKGN, via the coding sequence CTGAAAAAAAAAACTATCTTAATCACAGGAGTAAGTTCTGGACTAGGAAATGCTTTTGCCAAAAAAGCAATTGAAGAGGGACATAAGGTAATAGGTACAGTGCGTAATCAAAAATCTGCACAAGACTTTTCAAATTTAAATACTCAGTTAGCCTATCCAGTATTATTGGATATCAATAATTTTGATGAAATACCAAAGGTTGTAGAAAATATTTTAAATACTCATGGGAGTATTGATGTACTGATTAATAATGCAGGATATGGTCATGAAGGTATATTGGAAGAATCACCTTTACAAGAGTTAATTGACCAGTTCAATACAAATGTTTTTGGGGTAGTTGCTATGATAAAAGCCGTTCTTCCGTCAATGAGAAAAAATAGAAATGGTCATATTATTAATGTTACCTCAATGGGTGGTTTTATAACTATGCCTGGCATAAGTTATTATTGTGGAAGTAAATTTGCTTTAGAAGGTATTTCTGAGTCTTTAGGAAAAGAAGTTAAAGACTTTAACATTCATGTTACCACTCTAGCTCCAGGACAATTTAGAACGGATTGGGCAGGAAGATCTATGAAACGCTCTAATAGAGTGATTAATGACTACGACGAAATTATGAATCCAATAAGAGAGGCTAGAGAAAAAAAAAGTGGTTTTCAACCAGGTGATCCAGATAAAGCTGCACAAGCCGTAATGAAAATAATACAAACACAAAATCCGCCAACACGATTATATTTAGGAGATGATGCTCTATTATTTGTAAATGATAAGCTAAATTCAATGAAAAATGAAATATCAAAATGGGAAGAGCTATCTAGATCCACAAATTTCGTAGAAAAGGGAAATTAG
- a CDS encoding GTP-binding protein: protein MKTRIILVGGFLGAGKTTLLCESARMLSEQGKHVGLITNDQASGLVDTAFLERSLSCVTEVSGSCFCCNFNGFVEAISHLKAKGAMEMIIAEPVGSCTDLSATIMQPLKQKFEEDLIVSPLSVLVDPERLNAILKGGASGLHESSAYILQKQLDEADMIVITKIDLLTSDELETLKRCVAKRWPLAKIFSLSAKSGEGLDLWLDEVTHSTVAGTHLAEVDYDIYAQGEAVLGWLNTTVTLKGHSVNWDTFTQKVLKSLAERFDALNLTVGHVKVLLEADKKYNIGNVTGKSETLSVRGSAGSGNQAQMTLNARVEMNPAALDRIVAEVISKVCGNEIAQKIEASKCLQPGRPNPTYRYDYVV, encoded by the coding sequence ATGAAAACACGTATTATTTTAGTAGGTGGATTTTTGGGAGCGGGTAAAACAACGCTGCTGTGTGAGTCAGCACGAATGCTAAGCGAACAAGGCAAACACGTTGGTCTAATCACCAATGATCAAGCATCGGGACTGGTCGATACAGCATTTCTTGAGCGCTCTCTCAGTTGCGTTACAGAGGTCAGTGGTAGCTGCTTTTGCTGTAATTTTAATGGTTTTGTAGAGGCTATCTCTCACCTCAAAGCAAAAGGTGCTATGGAGATGATTATTGCTGAACCTGTAGGCAGTTGCACGGATCTTTCTGCCACGATTATGCAGCCCTTAAAACAAAAATTTGAAGAGGATTTGATCGTTTCGCCGCTGAGTGTTTTAGTCGATCCCGAACGATTGAACGCTATACTCAAAGGTGGTGCATCGGGGCTTCATGAAAGTTCGGCGTATATTCTTCAAAAACAGCTTGATGAAGCCGATATGATTGTCATCACAAAAATAGATTTACTGACATCGGATGAGCTTGAAACCTTAAAAAGGTGCGTTGCCAAGAGGTGGCCATTGGCTAAAATCTTCTCTTTAAGCGCTAAAAGTGGTGAAGGCTTGGATCTGTGGCTTGATGAAGTGACCCATTCTACAGTAGCAGGAACGCACTTAGCCGAAGTTGATTATGATATTTACGCACAAGGAGAGGCTGTACTTGGATGGCTTAACACGACAGTAACGCTTAAAGGTCACTCTGTGAATTGGGACACGTTCACGCAAAAAGTGTTAAAAAGCTTGGCAGAGCGGTTTGATGCTTTAAACTTAACCGTTGGGCATGTCAAAGTGTTACTCGAAGCAGACAAAAAGTATAACATAGGCAATGTGACAGGAAAGAGTGAGACTCTTAGCGTAAGAGGTAGTGCAGGAAGCGGAAATCAGGCTCAAATGACGTTGAATGCACGTGTTGAAATGAATCCAGCAGCGTTAGATCGTATCGTAGCTGAGGTCATTTCTAAGGTATGTGGCAATGAGATTGCTCAAAAAATCGAAGCTTCCAAATGCCTGCAACCCGGACGTCCAAATCCAACTTACCGCTACGATTATGTCGTATGA
- a CDS encoding AIPR family protein: MSLKILLDDQIDKLFDDNPELKSIKKNVFEIAVASFANLKYLYGLEIDDLIDGIMGQSGDEGIDHCYVFCNGMLVKDENHPINKESSIKVKFFQAKKETGFSTTGFKNLKEGIEEIFNLELPLDKLRVIGANQDIIEMAELIRTIFRKSSRERASFSCEVYYATISTELNISAKILHLQDELKNNSLHIPFEFEYWGAQRLLDLTEKHEEAIEIKFSSQPLEIKERGIELSGYTGLVAGNDLINSLLDEENNFKSHLTEGNVRYFLGEDKKINNSIIETAKSQRGAENFWAMNNGLTIIGDSIEPLGNNEYSILNPQIVNGCQTVHCLHYAFNEIKRLPETLKVFVKIVKTNKLDIQTDIISATNSQNQVKSISLKANDNIQRNIEKFLKDVGIYYERRENFYKRQGFTGNKVIGLLKMAQIVHTVINKESIIAMNDTSTLFETQTKYDSIFNDSADFDIYKYTTILYQKIWTMKNSDLRVNTYTDSIRSLISKGGLIFLHIVSSLMMSRVVVKDEEVQKLTSNLIINTPTRNNPFSKRKVQLFEELDNETFFRCYLSRSKNNIL, from the coding sequence ATGAGTTTAAAAATATTACTTGATGATCAAATTGATAAACTATTTGATGACAACCCTGAATTAAAGTCAATAAAAAAGAATGTTTTTGAAATTGCTGTTGCTTCATTTGCAAACTTAAAATATTTATATGGATTAGAAATCGATGATTTAATTGATGGAATTATGGGGCAATCTGGTGATGAAGGTATTGATCATTGCTATGTATTTTGTAATGGGATGCTCGTAAAAGATGAAAATCATCCCATTAACAAAGAAAGTAGTATTAAAGTAAAATTTTTTCAAGCTAAAAAAGAAACAGGATTTTCAACTACTGGATTTAAAAATTTGAAAGAAGGGATTGAAGAAATCTTTAATTTAGAACTACCTTTAGATAAACTTCGTGTAATAGGTGCAAATCAAGATATTATAGAGATGGCTGAGTTAATACGCACAATATTTAGAAAATCAAGTAGAGAACGGGCTAGCTTTAGCTGTGAAGTGTATTATGCAACTATATCCACAGAACTAAATATTTCAGCAAAAATATTACATTTACAAGATGAATTAAAAAATAATTCTTTACATATTCCTTTTGAATTTGAATATTGGGGGGCTCAAAGACTTTTAGACTTGACTGAAAAACATGAGGAAGCTATTGAAATAAAGTTTAGTTCTCAGCCACTTGAAATAAAAGAAAGAGGTATTGAATTAAGTGGTTATACAGGGTTAGTTGCTGGAAATGATTTAATAAACTCCTTATTAGATGAAGAAAATAATTTTAAAAGTCATTTAACCGAGGGAAATGTTAGATATTTTTTAGGAGAAGATAAAAAAATAAATAATTCAATTATTGAAACTGCAAAAAGCCAAAGAGGTGCTGAAAATTTTTGGGCTATGAATAATGGTTTAACTATTATTGGAGATTCAATAGAGCCTTTAGGCAATAACGAATATAGCATACTTAATCCACAAATTGTTAATGGATGTCAAACTGTTCATTGTCTTCATTATGCCTTTAACGAAATTAAAAGATTACCAGAGACTTTAAAAGTTTTTGTGAAAATTGTAAAAACTAATAAATTGGACATTCAAACTGATATTATCAGTGCGACAAATTCTCAAAATCAAGTAAAATCAATTAGTTTAAAAGCTAATGATAATATTCAACGAAATATAGAAAAATTTCTTAAAGATGTTGGTATATACTATGAAAGACGAGAAAATTTTTATAAAAGACAAGGGTTTACAGGCAATAAAGTAATTGGTTTGTTAAAAATGGCACAAATAGTACATACAGTTATAAACAAGGAGTCTATAATTGCAATGAATGATACATCTACACTCTTTGAAACTCAAACTAAATATGATTCTATTTTTAATGATTCAGCAGATTTTGACATATATAAATATACAACTATTCTATATCAAAAAATTTGGACAATGAAAAATTCAGATTTAAGAGTTAACACTTATACTGATAGTATTAGAAGCTTGATTTCAAAAGGAGGCTTGATTTTTTTACATATTGTGAGTTCCTTGATGATGTCAAGAGTGGTTGTTAAAGACGAAGAAGTTCAAAAATTAACTTCCAATTTAATAATAAATACTCCTACTAGAAACAATCCATTTTCAAAAAGAAAGGTTCAATTATTTGAAGAATTAGATAATGAAACTTTTTTTAGATGCTATTTATCAAGAAGCAAAAACAATATTCTTTGA
- a CDS encoding TetR/AcrR family transcriptional regulator, translating to MREKNKLIIKEKILNAAEILLRENENIDFSMRELAKKAEVSFATPFNYFGDKNSILQELSSRLINEMKNCFDKKDKHNDSISNLMTMGEIAVEVLLKNPILNKFIIGSLNIPRKESLNIKEDSEHLWKAALENTDELKGGDRLKKRTKFTNSVML from the coding sequence TTGAGAGAAAAAAATAAATTGATTATTAAAGAAAAGATTCTTAATGCAGCAGAAATACTTTTACGTGAAAATGAAAATATAGATTTTTCAATGCGAGAATTAGCGAAAAAAGCTGAAGTGAGTTTTGCTACGCCATTTAATTATTTTGGGGATAAAAATTCTATTTTACAAGAACTATCTTCTAGATTGATAAATGAAATGAAAAATTGTTTTGACAAAAAAGATAAACACAATGATAGTATAAGTAATTTGATGACAATGGGAGAAATTGCGGTAGAAGTTCTTTTGAAAAACCCAATACTTAATAAATTTATTATAGGTTCTTTAAATATTCCAAGAAAAGAATCACTAAATATAAAAGAAGATTCTGAACACTTATGGAAAGCTGCATTAGAAAATACAGATGAGCTTAAAGGAGGGGACAGATTAAAAAAAAGAACTAAGTTCACAAATAGCGTTATGCTTTAG
- a CDS encoding oleate hydratase: protein MLDTSKQYTHVNHEPDSSKEIQQNTPQKTMPFSDQIGNYQRNKGIPAYSYAESKVYIVGSGIAGLSAAFYLIRDGRVPAQNITFLEKLSVEGGSMDGAGDAKEGYIIRGGREMDMTYENLWDLFQDVPAVELPKPYSVLDEYRLLNDNDSNYSKARFIHNKGHITDFSKFGLSKKDQLAIIKLLLKKKEDLDDVTVQDYFSESFLASDFWTLWRTMFAFENWHSVLECKLYMHRFLHVLDGMKDLSALVFPKYNQYDTFIAPLRKFLQEKGVQFQFDTLVEDLEITMANNEKIVENIVTIHNETSAKIAVGRDDYVIVTTGSMTEDTFYGDNHTAPIISIDNTTSGQSSGWKLWRNLAKKSEVFGKPEKFCSTIEQSSWESATLTCKPSAFVEKLKKLSVNDPYSGKTVTGGIITITDSKWLMSFTCNRQPHFIDQPDDILVIWLYALFMDKEGNCVKKPMPECSGDEILTELCYHLGIMDELENVLKNTIVRIAFMPYITSMFMPRAKGDRPRIVPKGCKNLGLIGQFVETNNDIVFTMESSVRTARIAVYTLLDLNKQVPDINPLQYDIRQLLKAIKALNDDQPFIGEGILRKLLKDTYYEHILPPDSEESDHESTFMEHIEKIKEWILR from the coding sequence GTGCTTGATACCTCAAAGCAGTATACTCACGTCAACCATGAGCCTGATTCGAGCAAAGAGATACAGCAAAACACTCCCCAAAAAACGATGCCCTTTTCGGATCAAATTGGAAATTATCAACGAAACAAAGGCATTCCTGCATACTCTTACGCTGAGTCCAAAGTCTATATCGTTGGCAGTGGCATCGCAGGATTGAGTGCTGCTTTTTATTTGATACGCGATGGGCGCGTTCCTGCTCAAAACATTACATTTTTAGAAAAGCTCTCGGTTGAGGGTGGCTCTATGGATGGGGCGGGTGACGCCAAAGAGGGTTATATCATTCGCGGTGGACGCGAAATGGATATGACCTATGAAAATCTTTGGGATCTGTTCCAAGATGTTCCCGCAGTTGAATTACCAAAGCCTTACAGCGTGCTCGATGAATACAGACTCCTCAATGACAACGACTCGAACTACTCCAAAGCGCGCTTCATTCATAATAAAGGGCACATCACCGATTTTAGTAAGTTTGGATTGTCTAAAAAAGACCAATTAGCGATTATTAAACTGTTATTGAAGAAAAAAGAGGACTTGGATGATGTAACAGTGCAAGATTATTTTTCAGAATCTTTTTTAGCCAGTGATTTTTGGACATTGTGGCGTACGATGTTTGCGTTTGAGAATTGGCATAGCGTATTAGAGTGTAAACTCTACATGCACCGTTTTTTACATGTACTCGATGGCATGAAAGATTTATCGGCACTAGTTTTCCCCAAATACAACCAATACGACACCTTTATAGCTCCTTTGCGAAAATTTTTACAGGAAAAAGGGGTGCAGTTTCAGTTTGATACGTTGGTAGAAGATTTAGAAATCACGATGGCAAACAATGAAAAAATAGTAGAGAATATCGTGACGATTCACAATGAAACAAGCGCTAAAATCGCCGTTGGCAGAGATGATTATGTCATCGTAACGACGGGCTCTATGACCGAAGATACATTTTATGGAGACAATCATACCGCTCCCATCATAAGCATCGACAACACAACGAGTGGGCAAAGTTCGGGTTGGAAATTGTGGAGAAATTTAGCGAAAAAATCGGAAGTTTTTGGCAAACCAGAGAAATTTTGCAGCACCATAGAGCAATCCTCTTGGGAGTCAGCGACGCTTACATGTAAACCCTCAGCCTTTGTGGAAAAATTAAAAAAACTTTCTGTGAATGACCCCTATTCAGGCAAAACGGTGACGGGAGGCATCATTACCATCACCGATTCTAAGTGGTTGATGAGCTTTACGTGCAACAGACAGCCTCATTTTATCGATCAACCGGATGACATTTTGGTGATTTGGCTTTATGCGTTGTTTATGGACAAAGAGGGAAATTGTGTCAAAAAACCGATGCCAGAGTGTAGCGGTGATGAGATACTGACGGAGCTATGTTATCACTTAGGTATCATGGATGAATTGGAGAATGTGTTGAAAAACACCATCGTTCGTATCGCGTTTATGCCCTATATTACCTCCATGTTTATGCCACGAGCCAAAGGAGATCGCCCTCGAATTGTCCCAAAAGGGTGCAAAAATCTAGGCTTAATCGGTCAATTTGTCGAGACAAACAATGACATCGTCTTTACGATGGAATCGTCCGTAAGAACGGCAAGAATTGCGGTTTATACGCTTCTTGATCTCAACAAACAAGTTCCCGACATCAATCCGCTTCAGTACGACATACGCCAACTGCTCAAAGCCATCAAAGCCCTCAATGATGACCAACCTTTTATCGGAGAAGGCATTTTGCGTAAACTACTGAAAGATACCTATTATGAGCATATCCTTCCACCTGATAGCGAAGAGAGTGACCATGAGTCCACTTTTATGGAGCATATTGAGAAGATTAAAGAGTGGATTTTGAGATAA